In Paraburkholderia phenazinium, the following are encoded in one genomic region:
- a CDS encoding TAXI family TRAP transporter solute-binding subunit → MRHHRPRPPTFPGEHSHADLRDLTLTFAPIAIFVVVVITLVVWLVDPAPPHTITMSAGPHDSSFLLAADEYKKILARNGVTLKVLESDGSLQNLQRLLDPKQHVDIALVQGGVADGLAASSLMSLGSVFYDPIVVFYRGTGITRLAQLEGKRIAIGREGSGTRELALKLLGANGIAPGGDTPLLPDDGLQAATKLVSGEVDAAILNGDSATRALMLRLLRVPGISVMDFEEASAYTRLFPYLDEIDLPPGVLDLRHRIPADTVHLISPTVEIVARTNLHPAISDLLIEAAQEIHGMPGLLQHAGQFPSPVAREYPISEDAQRYYKTGKSFLYRNLPFWLASVGDRTLVLLLPVAVLLFPALRLIPALYRWRVRSRIYRYYGSLIAIEREALKAPSEAQREALFRELDQIEESLDSLRMPLAYADTFYVLREHVGFVRARLAQGNP, encoded by the coding sequence ATGAGACATCATCGCCCGCGTCCTCCGACCTTCCCCGGCGAGCATTCCCATGCCGATCTGCGCGATCTGACCTTGACGTTCGCGCCGATTGCGATCTTCGTGGTGGTCGTCATCACGCTGGTGGTGTGGCTGGTGGATCCGGCGCCGCCGCATACGATCACGATGAGCGCCGGCCCGCACGACAGCTCGTTCCTGCTCGCCGCCGACGAATACAAAAAGATCCTCGCCCGCAACGGCGTGACGCTCAAGGTGCTGGAATCGGACGGCTCGCTGCAAAACCTGCAGCGCCTGCTGGACCCCAAACAGCATGTGGATATCGCGCTGGTGCAAGGCGGCGTCGCGGATGGCCTGGCCGCGTCTTCCCTGATGTCGCTCGGCAGCGTGTTCTATGACCCCATCGTGGTGTTCTATCGCGGCACCGGCATCACGCGCCTCGCGCAACTCGAAGGCAAGCGGATCGCGATAGGTCGCGAAGGCAGCGGCACCCGCGAGCTGGCGCTCAAGCTGCTGGGAGCGAACGGCATCGCCCCGGGCGGCGACACGCCGCTCCTGCCCGACGACGGACTGCAGGCCGCAACCAAGCTGGTCTCGGGCGAGGTCGATGCCGCCATCCTGAACGGCGATTCGGCCACCCGCGCCTTGATGCTGCGGCTGTTGCGCGTGCCCGGCATCTCGGTGATGGACTTCGAGGAAGCCAGCGCCTATACGCGCCTCTTTCCCTATCTGGATGAGATCGACCTGCCGCCCGGCGTGCTCGACCTGCGCCACCGGATCCCCGCCGACACGGTCCACCTGATCAGCCCGACCGTCGAAATCGTCGCGCGCACCAACCTGCACCCCGCCATCTCCGATCTGCTGATCGAAGCCGCCCAGGAGATTCACGGCATGCCCGGACTCCTGCAACACGCGGGACAATTCCCCAGTCCGGTCGCGCGCGAATACCCGATCAGCGAAGATGCGCAGCGCTACTACAAGACCGGCAAGAGCTTTCTCTACCGCAATTTGCCGTTCTGGCTGGCAAGCGTCGGCGACCGCACGCTGGTCCTGCTGCTGCCGGTCGCAGTGCTGCTGTTTCCAGCCTTGCGTCTGATTCCCGCGCTGTATCGCTGGCGCGTGAGGTCGCGCATCTATCGCTATTACGGCTCGCTGATTGCGATTGAACGGGAAGCCTTGAAGGCGCCCTCAGAGGCGCAACGCGAGGCGCTGTTCCGTGAACTGGATCAGATCGAAGAGTCGCTCGACAGCCTGCGCATGCCGCTCGCCTACGCCGACACGTTTTACGTATTGCGCGAGCACGTCGGCTTCGTGCGCGCCCGCCTCGCCCAGGGCAATCCATAA
- the cydB gene encoding cytochrome d ubiquinol oxidase subunit II, with product MDVTTIWAAIIALGLFMYVALDGFDLGIGLIFPFFPDDVERDLMIGTIAPVWDGNETWLVLGGAALFAAFPDVYSIVLSALYLPIVTMLVCLIFRGVSFEIREKATRTKNLWNLAFIAGSAGASFFQGVILGAYLQGIPVANGVFAGPSFFWLTPFSLLTGFGLMATYALLGACWLIMKTQGDLQRRLHEVVRPLTIVLLAFMVVVSIWTPLTDAKIAQRWFDSGLLHRLLPVPFLVAITALFMFRALRRHHDNTPFLLALLLILLGYLGLLVSIWPYAIPNVMTLQEAAAPRSSQLFTLVGAVVILPVILVYTTLGYHVFRGKSAPGAKYH from the coding sequence ATGGACGTGACGACTATCTGGGCCGCGATCATCGCACTCGGGCTCTTCATGTATGTGGCACTCGACGGCTTCGATCTCGGCATCGGCCTGATCTTTCCGTTCTTTCCGGACGACGTCGAACGCGACCTGATGATCGGCACCATTGCGCCGGTGTGGGACGGCAACGAAACCTGGCTGGTGCTGGGCGGTGCCGCCCTGTTCGCGGCGTTTCCGGACGTGTATTCGATCGTGCTCTCGGCGCTGTATCTGCCGATCGTCACCATGCTCGTCTGCCTGATCTTTCGCGGCGTCTCCTTCGAGATCCGCGAGAAAGCGACCCGCACGAAGAACCTCTGGAACCTCGCGTTCATTGCCGGATCGGCCGGCGCGTCGTTCTTTCAGGGCGTGATTCTGGGCGCTTACCTGCAGGGCATTCCGGTCGCGAACGGCGTGTTCGCCGGACCGTCGTTCTTCTGGCTCACGCCCTTCAGCCTGCTGACCGGCTTTGGCTTGATGGCCACCTATGCGCTGCTGGGCGCCTGCTGGCTGATCATGAAAACGCAAGGCGACCTGCAGCGCCGCCTGCACGAGGTGGTGCGGCCGCTGACGATCGTGCTGCTCGCCTTCATGGTGGTGGTCTCGATCTGGACGCCGCTCACCGACGCGAAAATCGCCCAGCGCTGGTTCGATTCGGGCCTGCTGCACCGCTTGCTGCCGGTGCCGTTTCTGGTCGCGATCACCGCGCTGTTCATGTTCCGCGCGTTGCGGCGCCATCACGACAACACGCCGTTTCTGCTGGCGCTGCTGCTGATCCTGCTCGGCTATCTCGGCCTGCTCGTCAGCATCTGGCCGTATGCGATCCCCAACGTCATGACGCTCCAGGAAGCGGCTGCGCCGCGCTCGAGCCAGCTCTTCACGCTGGTGGGCGCGGTCGTCATTCTGCCGGTGATCCTCGTGTACACGACGCTTGGATATCACGTGTTCCGCGGCAAGTCCGCACCCGGTGCGAAGTATCACTAA
- a CDS encoding DUF2474 family protein has translation MRLSWRSTPHTSNTAATQQPQAEAAAQPAHGRLKRVLWFVALWCAGVAGAMLLALPFRLLMQAAMH, from the coding sequence ATGCGACTCTCCTGGCGCTCGACGCCACACACGTCAAACACGGCGGCGACGCAGCAGCCGCAAGCGGAGGCGGCGGCGCAGCCTGCTCACGGCCGGCTCAAGCGTGTGCTCTGGTTCGTCGCGCTGTGGTGCGCGGGCGTCGCGGGCGCGATGCTGCTTGCACTGCCGTTCCGTCTGCTGATGCAGGCCGCCATGCACTAG
- a CDS encoding type IV pili methyl-accepting chemotaxis transducer N-terminal domain-containing protein: MKQQTNSSLDAVSGPVIGELINLSGRQRMLSQRIVLHALLAALGDAAALAVLKSCLASFAQAHAELVHGNERLPGVFSEALREVYFGKGRADERIRQFVAQAERAALSIAAGGDDRQPQVDALVAQATPLLELLQEITLAYQHEMRGVEAAATKRQVDIAERLGNISMQANIVALNARISAARAGKFGREFAVITTVLADIIKEMDELIQSVVDTSGASGTSARRAVPSQGWHARADRALQ; this comes from the coding sequence ATGAAACAGCAGACCAATTCAAGCCTCGACGCCGTCTCTGGACCGGTCATCGGCGAGCTTATCAACCTGTCGGGCCGGCAGCGCATGCTCTCGCAACGCATCGTGCTGCATGCCTTGCTCGCCGCGCTGGGCGACGCCGCCGCGCTGGCGGTGCTGAAGAGCTGCCTCGCCAGTTTCGCGCAAGCGCATGCCGAGCTCGTGCACGGCAACGAGCGCTTGCCCGGCGTGTTTTCCGAGGCGCTGCGCGAGGTCTACTTCGGCAAAGGCCGGGCCGACGAGCGCATCCGGCAGTTCGTCGCGCAGGCTGAACGCGCCGCCTTGAGCATTGCCGCGGGCGGTGACGACCGGCAGCCCCAGGTCGATGCACTGGTGGCCCAGGCGACTCCGCTGCTCGAATTGCTGCAGGAAATCACGCTCGCCTATCAGCACGAGATGCGCGGCGTCGAAGCCGCCGCCACCAAACGCCAGGTGGATATCGCCGAGCGGCTTGGCAACATTTCGATGCAGGCCAATATCGTCGCGCTCAATGCGCGCATCTCGGCCGCGCGCGCGGGGAAATTCGGCCGCGAATTCGCGGTGATCACGACCGTGCTCGCCGACATCATCAAAGAGATGGACGAGCTGATTCAAAGCGTCGTCGATACGAGCGGCGCGAGCGGGACCTCAGCGCGCCGCGCCGTGCCGTCTCAAGGTTGGCATGCCCGTGCCGACCGCGCCCTTCAATAG
- a CDS encoding cytochrome ubiquinol oxidase subunit I, with protein sequence MINLSALDLSRLQFAFTVSFHIIFPAMSIGLASFIAVLEAAWLKTGKLHYKELCLFWSKVFAIGFGMGVVSGVVMAYQFGTNWAGFAKFAGPITGPLLTYEVMTAFFLEAGFLGIMLFGWDRVGRRAHFGATLLVAIGTLISTFWILASNSWMQTPQGFAVENGHVVPLDWFKIVFNPSFPYRLAHMAIAAFIVGALLVSAAGAWHLLRGRRDPAVKTMFSMALWLLLVLAPVQALVGDQHGLNTRKYQPAKIAAIEGLWETEHGGTALNLIGFPDMQAEETRYAIQIPHLGSLILTHSWDGEIRGLKEFPKEDRPDSSVIFWTFRLMAGLGMLMILLAVIGLILRRGGRLYESRLFQYCMLAMGPAGFITLLAGWVTTEMGRQPWVVYGVLRTAQAVSPVTQQDVSVSLMIFVIVYFLVFCTGIYYILKLLRIGPPYDDAAPRPTPGADANSSGRRPLAAVE encoded by the coding sequence ATGATCAACCTCAGCGCGCTGGATCTTTCGCGACTGCAGTTTGCTTTCACGGTGTCGTTTCACATCATTTTCCCTGCGATGAGCATTGGCCTCGCCAGCTTCATCGCGGTACTCGAAGCGGCCTGGCTGAAGACCGGCAAACTGCACTACAAGGAACTGTGCCTGTTCTGGTCGAAAGTCTTCGCGATCGGCTTCGGCATGGGCGTGGTGTCGGGCGTCGTGATGGCCTATCAGTTCGGCACCAACTGGGCGGGCTTTGCGAAATTCGCCGGTCCCATCACCGGTCCGCTGCTCACTTACGAGGTGATGACCGCGTTTTTTCTGGAAGCCGGCTTCCTCGGCATCATGCTGTTCGGCTGGGATCGTGTGGGGCGTCGCGCGCACTTCGGCGCCACCCTGCTGGTGGCCATCGGCACGCTGATCTCGACCTTCTGGATTCTCGCCTCGAATAGCTGGATGCAGACGCCCCAGGGCTTCGCGGTCGAGAACGGCCACGTAGTCCCGCTCGACTGGTTCAAGATCGTCTTCAACCCCTCGTTTCCGTACCGGCTCGCGCATATGGCGATTGCCGCCTTTATCGTCGGCGCGCTGCTCGTCTCGGCCGCCGGCGCCTGGCACCTGCTGCGCGGCCGGCGCGATCCGGCGGTCAAGACCATGTTTTCGATGGCGCTGTGGCTGCTGCTGGTGCTCGCGCCGGTCCAGGCGCTGGTGGGCGATCAGCACGGCCTGAACACGCGCAAGTACCAGCCCGCGAAGATCGCCGCCATCGAGGGCCTGTGGGAGACGGAACACGGCGGCACCGCGCTCAATCTGATCGGCTTTCCCGACATGCAGGCTGAAGAGACGCGCTACGCGATCCAGATTCCGCATCTGGGCAGCCTCATCCTGACGCATTCGTGGGACGGCGAAATTCGCGGCCTGAAGGAGTTTCCCAAGGAAGACCGGCCGGATTCGTCGGTTATCTTCTGGACCTTCCGCCTCATGGCCGGCCTCGGCATGCTGATGATCCTGCTGGCCGTGATCGGTCTGATCCTGCGGCGCGGCGGCCGCCTCTACGAAAGCCGCCTGTTCCAGTACTGCATGCTGGCGATGGGTCCGGCCGGCTTCATCACGCTGCTGGCCGGCTGGGTCACGACCGAAATGGGCCGCCAACCGTGGGTGGTGTACGGCGTGTTGCGCACGGCGCAAGCGGTGTCGCCGGTGACCCAGCAGGACGTCAGCGTGTCGCTGATGATCTTCGTGATCGTCTACTTCCTGGTGTTCTGCACGGGCATCTACTACATCCTCAAACTGCTGCGCATCGGACCGCCGTACGACGATGCGGCGCCACGCCCAACGCCGGGCGCCGATGCGAACAGCAGCGGCCGCCGGCCGCTCGCCGCGGTCGAGTAA
- a CDS encoding MipA/OmpV family protein yields the protein MKRTFCRAYPVLLAAASVLLHTASAWADGGADAQASADDSGFTVLSNATNVTHWGLGVGAGVAASPYKSGDTKFTPIPLISFDNKWIHALGTTIDLKIGKWDNVSVALRGDYAVGDGYRNDDAPILNGMQNRNGTFWYGPALAWKSAFGTLSADYLLGGNRGERAKLDFSKSFDLGRYSIEPYASVEWLSSDYVDYYYGVQASEARAGRPEYTGRAAYDTSVGTRVNYSITRRQKVVLDVGVSHFTSGVTDSPIVGRSYLPAARLGYIYQFN from the coding sequence GTGAAAAGAACTTTTTGTCGCGCGTATCCTGTGCTGCTGGCGGCGGCGTCCGTCCTGCTGCATACGGCGAGCGCATGGGCCGACGGCGGCGCCGACGCGCAGGCCAGCGCGGACGATTCCGGCTTCACCGTCCTCAGCAACGCCACCAACGTGACGCACTGGGGCCTCGGGGTAGGCGCCGGCGTGGCGGCGTCGCCGTACAAGAGCGGCGATACGAAATTCACGCCGATTCCGCTGATCTCGTTCGACAATAAATGGATCCACGCGCTCGGCACGACCATCGACCTGAAGATCGGCAAGTGGGACAACGTGAGCGTCGCCTTGCGCGGCGATTACGCCGTCGGCGACGGCTACCGGAACGACGACGCGCCGATCCTGAACGGCATGCAGAACCGCAACGGCACGTTCTGGTACGGCCCGGCGCTCGCCTGGAAAAGCGCCTTCGGTACGCTCTCCGCCGACTATCTGCTGGGCGGCAACCGCGGCGAACGCGCCAAGCTCGATTTCAGCAAATCGTTCGATCTCGGCCGCTATTCCATCGAACCGTATGCCAGTGTGGAATGGCTGAGCAGCGACTACGTCGATTACTATTACGGCGTGCAGGCGTCGGAGGCGCGGGCAGGGCGTCCCGAGTACACGGGACGCGCGGCCTACGACACGTCGGTCGGCACGCGGGTCAACTACAGCATCACGCGCCGTCAGAAGGTGGTGCTGGACGTTGGCGTGTCGCATTTCACGAGCGGCGTCACCGACAGTCCGATCGTCGGACGCAGCTACCTTCCTGCAGCCCGGCTCGGCTACATTTATCAATTCAATTGA
- a CDS encoding response regulator transcription factor, which yields MSRVAIVEDHERLAEMVRQALAGAGIEADLFHTVSEARYGVSRAEYAVLIVDRGLPDGDGLAFLRSLRATGQMTPCLMLTARDALHDRVDGLESGADDYVTKPFAMSELVARVRTLMRRPAALTALVAAFADLTVDPQQHAMRCASRSVPLAQAELQIMLCLVKAAGQTVRHATLEHAAWGLGEAVTPNALEVTVHRLRKKLTALGTTIRLANLRGAGFALQAGAGSGGAPPS from the coding sequence ATGTCGCGAGTTGCCATTGTCGAAGACCACGAACGCCTCGCGGAGATGGTGCGGCAGGCGCTCGCGGGCGCGGGCATCGAAGCCGATCTGTTCCACACCGTCTCCGAGGCCCGCTACGGCGTGAGCCGGGCCGAGTACGCCGTGCTGATCGTCGATCGCGGCTTGCCGGACGGCGACGGCCTCGCGTTTCTGCGCAGCTTGCGCGCCACGGGCCAGATGACGCCCTGTCTGATGCTGACCGCGCGCGACGCGCTGCACGACCGGGTGGACGGTCTCGAGAGCGGCGCCGACGACTACGTCACCAAGCCGTTCGCCATGAGCGAACTGGTGGCGCGCGTGCGCACGCTGATGCGGCGGCCGGCGGCGCTGACTGCGCTGGTGGCGGCATTCGCCGACCTCACCGTCGACCCGCAGCAGCACGCCATGCGGTGTGCCAGCCGCTCGGTGCCGCTCGCGCAGGCCGAACTGCAGATCATGCTGTGCCTCGTGAAGGCGGCCGGTCAGACCGTGCGCCATGCGACCCTCGAGCATGCCGCGTGGGGCCTCGGCGAAGCGGTGACGCCCAACGCGCTGGAAGTCACCGTGCATCGGCTGCGCAAGAAGTTGACGGCGCTGGGCACCACGATCCGTCTGGCCAACCTCCGTGGCGCGGGTTTCGCGCTGCAGGCGGGCGCCGGGTCGGGCGGCGCGCCGCCGTCCTGA
- a CDS encoding sensor histidine kinase — protein MLNHWIRSLSARLWVTSIVALALTLSALAMVVTYSFNHFPEQMLGRHEQKEQALQVASGVGFDGAGRPVSVNLPERLAWIFAAAPTEIRYRVLDATGHVLLASTGAQDGRPWIQGDPAAIVETSKRVAIAGRPFDIMTLPVQHGSSLFYAQTATSARLVDAMIGSKVKQIPATVRTITFIAAIIFGLTLTVTVHRLLKPLREASSAAALITPRNLKTRLSLQGVPSEIKPLIHAFNAALGRLENGFTVQQQFLASAAHELQTPLTLVRGQIELQPEIADKELLLREIDLMARQVRQLLHLAEVSEAQNFTFAEISTAEVARDVLAYLERKATAKQVKLELDTADAPATLWADRSALFILLKNIVENALNVSAPNSVVRLVIGAVSIEVIDQGPGIREEHLPYLFKRFWRAPGARHDGAGLGLAICKEIAVAHEWRLTVSSLASGTRFIVWT, from the coding sequence ATGCTGAATCACTGGATCCGAAGCCTGTCCGCGCGCCTGTGGGTGACCAGCATCGTCGCGCTGGCGCTCACGCTGAGCGCGCTCGCTATGGTCGTGACCTACTCGTTCAATCACTTCCCGGAGCAGATGCTCGGGCGCCACGAACAGAAGGAACAGGCGCTGCAGGTCGCGAGCGGCGTCGGTTTTGACGGCGCCGGCCGGCCTGTGTCCGTCAATTTGCCCGAGAGGCTGGCCTGGATTTTCGCCGCGGCGCCCACGGAGATCCGCTACCGTGTCCTCGATGCAACGGGTCACGTGTTGCTCGCCTCGACCGGCGCGCAGGACGGGAGACCCTGGATTCAAGGCGACCCTGCCGCGATCGTCGAGACCAGCAAGCGGGTCGCGATTGCCGGCAGGCCGTTCGACATCATGACGCTGCCGGTCCAGCATGGATCGTCGCTCTTTTATGCCCAGACCGCGACCAGCGCGCGCCTCGTCGATGCGATGATCGGCTCGAAGGTGAAGCAGATTCCGGCCACGGTCAGGACCATTACCTTCATTGCGGCCATCATTTTCGGGCTCACCTTGACGGTCACCGTGCATCGGCTCCTGAAGCCTCTCAGGGAGGCGTCGAGCGCGGCCGCGCTGATCACGCCGCGCAACCTGAAGACGCGGCTGTCCCTGCAAGGCGTGCCGAGCGAGATCAAGCCGTTGATCCACGCCTTCAACGCGGCGCTCGGCAGACTGGAAAACGGCTTCACCGTGCAGCAGCAGTTTCTCGCCTCGGCGGCGCACGAACTGCAGACGCCGCTGACGCTGGTGCGCGGCCAGATCGAATTGCAGCCCGAAATCGCGGACAAGGAACTGCTGCTGCGCGAGATCGACCTGATGGCGCGCCAGGTCCGGCAGTTGTTGCATCTGGCCGAAGTCAGCGAAGCGCAGAATTTCACCTTTGCCGAAATCAGCACCGCCGAGGTGGCGCGCGACGTGCTGGCGTATCTCGAGCGCAAGGCCACGGCGAAGCAGGTCAAGCTCGAACTCGACACCGCCGACGCCCCCGCTACGCTGTGGGCCGACCGGAGCGCGCTGTTCATCCTGCTGAAGAATATCGTCGAAAACGCGCTCAACGTGTCCGCGCCGAACAGCGTGGTGCGGCTCGTCATCGGCGCTGTGTCGATCGAAGTGATCGACCAGGGGCCCGGCATCCGCGAGGAACATCTGCCCTACCTGTTCAAGCGGTTCTGGCGCGCGCCCGGTGCAAGGCACGATGGCGCCGGCCTCGGACTCGCCATCTGCAAGGAAATCGCCGTGGCCCACGAATGGCGGCTGACGGTCAGCAGTCTGGCTTCGGGGACGCGCTTTATCGTCTGGACCTAG
- a CDS encoding MDR family MFS transporter — translation MSQHPKTVRPLVIASVMASMAMVAIEATIVSTAMPQIVTQLGGLHLYSWVFSSFLLAQTAMTVVFGKLADLYGRKPVVLIGIAIFLVGSVLAGFAWSMPAMIVFRLIQGIGAGAIQPVTLTIVGDLYPARERGKIQGYLASVWAIAAVVGPMAGGLLIRDLSWAWIFWINVPIGLASAAGFIAFLHEHEKHERPSIDIAGATLFTVSIGALMMGLTDAGTSSNALVAFEFALFVACGVLFVLQERRAADPMISFALWGHRPIAACNVATVLSGMALMGLTSFLPMYVQGVLGRSPVVAGLALTMMMVGWPSGATLAARSFHLLGLRRTLIGGSLFLPIGAVCFAILAPDSSPVLAGVGSLVMGFGMGIVSVSSLILIQEIVKPSERGSATASNLFSRNLGSTLGAAMFGAVLNYGLAHSSAVGAVTADQLRQILDAAPGNTASGAAVRFALHQSLHLTFASILVISFLSVVSVMIVPAIKLSQARAASAN, via the coding sequence ATGTCACAGCACCCCAAGACAGTTCGACCCCTCGTCATCGCGTCGGTCATGGCATCCATGGCGATGGTCGCGATCGAAGCCACCATCGTCTCCACTGCGATGCCGCAGATCGTCACGCAACTCGGCGGCCTGCATCTCTACAGTTGGGTTTTCTCCTCCTTCCTGCTCGCGCAGACGGCGATGACCGTGGTGTTCGGCAAGCTCGCGGACCTGTATGGCCGCAAGCCCGTCGTCCTGATCGGCATTGCCATCTTTCTGGTGGGTTCGGTGCTGGCCGGCTTCGCCTGGTCGATGCCGGCCATGATCGTGTTCCGGCTGATCCAGGGAATCGGCGCCGGCGCCATCCAGCCGGTCACGCTGACCATCGTCGGCGACCTGTACCCGGCCCGCGAACGCGGCAAGATCCAGGGCTATCTCGCGAGCGTGTGGGCCATCGCGGCCGTGGTCGGCCCCATGGCGGGCGGCCTGCTGATCCGCGACCTGTCGTGGGCGTGGATCTTCTGGATCAACGTTCCCATCGGCCTCGCTTCCGCCGCGGGCTTCATCGCATTCCTGCACGAGCACGAGAAGCACGAGCGCCCGTCTATCGATATCGCCGGCGCGACCCTCTTCACGGTGTCGATCGGCGCGCTCATGATGGGGCTCACCGACGCCGGCACCTCCAGCAATGCGCTCGTCGCCTTCGAGTTCGCGCTGTTCGTCGCCTGCGGCGTCCTGTTCGTGTTGCAGGAACGCCGTGCCGCCGATCCGATGATTTCGTTTGCGCTGTGGGGCCATCGGCCCATCGCCGCGTGCAACGTCGCCACCGTGCTGTCGGGCATGGCGCTGATGGGCCTGACCAGTTTTCTGCCCATGTATGTGCAGGGCGTGCTGGGCCGCTCGCCGGTGGTGGCCGGTCTCGCGTTGACGATGATGATGGTCGGCTGGCCGAGCGGCGCGACGCTCGCGGCCCGCTCCTTCCATCTGCTCGGGCTGCGGCGCACGCTGATCGGCGGCAGTCTGTTCCTGCCGATCGGCGCTGTGTGCTTCGCCATCCTCGCGCCGGACAGCAGCCCGGTGCTGGCCGGTGTCGGCTCGCTGGTGATGGGCTTCGGCATGGGGATCGTCAGCGTCAGCTCGCTGATCCTGATTCAGGAGATCGTCAAGCCGTCCGAGCGCGGCAGCGCTACCGCGTCCAATCTGTTCTCGCGCAATCTGGGCAGCACGCTGGGCGCGGCCATGTTCGGCGCGGTGCTGAACTACGGGCTGGCTCACTCGTCCGCCGTCGGCGCGGTGACCGCGGACCAGCTCCGGCAGATTCTCGACGCGGCGCCGGGCAATACCGCGAGCGGCGCAGCCGTGCGGTTCGCCCTGCATCAATCGCTGCACCTGACCTTTGCATCGATCCTGGTGATCTCGTTCCTGTCGGTCGTCTCGGTGATGATCGTCCCGGCCATCAAGCTAAGCCAGGCGCGGGCGGCCTCGGCAAACTGA
- a CDS encoding acyloxyacyl hydrolase: protein MRSNNRFLKRKFIRALALCALTAGSAAAHADQFGVQIAGGVADHDIKKADIGLVWDPGLSWWEIGGYHFTVVGEAHVAYWDIRESDAAHPDIWEFGLTPMFRFIKSAGWFRPYIEGGVGVRLLSHVRETDDRTFSSAFQFADVIGVGAQFGARQQYQAGFRFQHLSNAGLEHPNPGANFSEVYLQYNF from the coding sequence ATGCGATCGAATAACAGGTTCCTGAAAAGAAAGTTTATCCGCGCCCTCGCGCTTTGCGCGCTAACAGCCGGCTCTGCCGCGGCTCATGCCGACCAGTTTGGTGTACAGATTGCCGGCGGCGTCGCCGATCATGATATAAAAAAGGCCGATATCGGCTTGGTCTGGGATCCAGGTTTAAGCTGGTGGGAAATCGGCGGGTATCACTTTACGGTGGTCGGAGAGGCGCACGTTGCCTACTGGGACATTCGCGAAAGCGACGCGGCCCATCCGGACATCTGGGAATTCGGCCTGACGCCGATGTTCCGCTTCATCAAGAGTGCGGGCTGGTTCCGTCCGTATATCGAAGGCGGCGTGGGCGTACGCCTCCTCTCGCATGTGCGGGAGACGGACGACCGCACCTTCTCGTCGGCGTTCCAGTTTGCCGACGTGATCGGCGTCGGCGCCCAGTTCGGCGCGCGTCAGCAGTATCAGGCCGGGTTCCGCTTCCAGCATCTGTCGAACGCCGGTCTGGAACATCCCAACCCCGGCGCCAACTTCAGCGAAGTCTATCTGCAATACAACTTCTGA